The stretch of DNA AGCGCGTGGCCGAACGCCTGAGAATGGCGGTCGCCGGCGTTTCCGTAAAATAACGTAACCGAGCCTGCCGGAAGAGCCGATAAAAACGGCTTCGCAGAATGGTTTGGACATTCTGGACGATCAGGGGGATCCGACACCCGGAGTGAGAAAGCGTAAGGATGAAAAAAGCGACAAAATCCATGCAATCCCAACATACCCAAAATGGAGAGAAGAATGAACATCACCAACATCGTAATTTACCTGATCGTTGCCGCCGTGATCGGCTGGCTGGCGAGTGAAATCATGCGCGACCGGGCGAGCCTCTTGATCAACATCCTCGTCGCCATCCTGGGCGCCTTCCTGGCCGGTTACTTCCTCAGCCCCATCTTCGGGATCGGGACGATCAACGACGCGATCAACGTTCCGACCATGCTGGTCACTCTGCTGGGCGCCATTATCGTGATCGCGATTGTGCATCTCGTCCGACGCCGGATCTAATCCGGCCGATACGCGCTCTTCCGTGTAATCACCCACGACGACCACCGATCAACATACGCAACCATAAACAGGAAACAACATGGACATTTCAAAGGATGGTTGTCGATCGGAACCAAACCGGCCGAGCCTTTATTCGGCCGTCGCGCAGACCTTGCGGAGAATCATCCGGCGCCTGGTCGAATGGTTTTCGCTCACGGATGCAGACCGAATCAAGGCCGGGATTCATATCCGCCGGCGGGGTGCGTGACGGATGGATCCACGGAGAATTCGGTGCGGACAACAAGGTGCGTTGAGAGCCTTGGGGGCGAGGTGGGCGACAGTGGGGAAACCTTTTCGAGGAGTATGCGATGGGTAACCAAAACACGAGGAATGTTCTATTCGGTCTGATGATCGGCGGCATGGCGGGAGTAGCGACGATTCTGCTGTTTGCCGCTAAAACTGTAAAACTGGTGCGCGCCAAAATCCGGCGGCATGACTTCCATTGGCGAGATCGCACGGACGGAATGGCCAAACAATCCTCCGCGCAGAGCAACACAGTTACCGGAGCGAGAACGGCCGGTAATATGACGGTTCATGTTTCCTGAGGTTGTTCTCCACATACGCCCCGGCGGCGGGCGGATGCTTTCGGCATCGAACCTGCCACCCATTTCGGATGGAAAGGAGACCGTATGCATATCACCCGTAACATAGGTATGCTCTTGCTGGCCATCTTCCTCATCGCCTGGGGTCTGGTGACGCTACTCGGCATCGGCGGCGTCGGTGCCATCCTGGCGATCCTCGCCATCGCGGCCGGCATCTTCATTCTGATCGGCCGCTAGTTCGCGTGCCGCCGGGTGAATTTGGCCGGCGCCCCTCGCTCGATCACTCAAAAGGAGGAATCCCATGTTGTGGACCATCATCGTCATTCTCGTAATTCTGTGGCTGCTTGGCTTCTTGGGCGGAAGAATGAGCACGAAGTTCCCGAAAGTCGGAAGTTGGATCCACATTCTGATCGTGATCGTCGTCATCCTCGTCATCCTGCAGCTGCTTGGGATTGTCAATCTCTAGCGCCGTAAGGAAATGCGGAGAGGCGGCCGGACAGGCTGCCTCTCCGCATTTTGCAGGAAAGGCTGTGTTTCCATCCCGCAAGAGGAGAATATCATGAAGAAATGTTATGAGGTGATGACGAAAAACCCCGTTTGCTGCCTGCCAAAAGACACAGCGGCAAAAGCGGCGCAATGGATGAAACGCAAAAACATCGGTTCGATTCCCGTGGTCGAAAACAAGAAGTCTCAGGCGTTGGTCGGCATCGTAACCGATCGGGACCTGGCGTTGAAAGTCGTGGCCAAAGGGCGGAATGCCAAATCCACGAAGTTGGAAGCGGTGATGACCCGCAAGCTGGTGACCTGCCGCGCGGAAGAGGATTTGCAGAAAGCGATGAATGCGATGTCCAGGCATCAATTGCGCCGTATTCCCGTCGTAGACAACGAATACAGAATCCTGGGAATTGTTGCCCAGGCGGATGTAGCGACACGCGGCGACAGGCCGGAAAAAACCGGCGTGATGCTGAAGAAAATTTCGAAATCCGGCGGCAAGTAACAAAGGAATTTGCAGCAAACCGCATGAATGCTGGCCGAATGAGTGGGAAAGAGTTGATGTTTTAATCTGGTTTTTCTCGCTGTGGCGCTGGCAACGGCCGCCGGTTGCGCCTCCGGCGCGATTGTCAAACTGGATACGCCGGCCCCGGCGGTGAGATCGTCGTCCCCGGCGTAAGCATTCCAGTCTATGCGCCGGGACAGAACCCGCAGGCCAACACCCCCGATGCGCACGGCAACCCCGCGGGTGTCGTATCGGGCTGGGAATCCAGCCTCGGGTCGTCTCTCCGGTGACGCTCGTGGTGTCCTTCTTTAATCCCGGCGCGCAGATGCACGAAGGGCACAACGGGGGAAGCGGTACAACTTCGGTTTCCTTCTGGGGGTGGCGACCGTGTTTGTCCTGCCGGGCGCATTAGCCGAAAACACGGATTCTGATTCACCCGGGCCGACCGTCGGATCCCGGAAAACGTTGCACCCGATACAAAGGAGATGCGACAATGAAACCCAGTGCTCCGAAACTCATTACGTGGTGGGCCGCTCTTATTCTTGGCGTGCTTGGGCTGCTCGGCTTCCTGGGCACCATAGCCGCCTTGAGCCCGTATGCCTTCTGGCTGGCCCTGGCCGGCCTCATCTTGATGCTGATTGCGACACTCGTTAAGTATCTCTAGCAAGTTCGCAAGCACGGACCCCGGGAAGCTGCCCCGGGCCGGGGTTCTTAGCCCTCCGGGGTCCGCGCTTGCTCTTTGCGGCCGCCGCTTCAGCGTGCGGAGGGTTGTTTTGCGATACGCGGAAGGCGGCCCGCGGACGGGCGGAAGCGCCCCGATGCTGGACCGCCGTTGACCTGTCGGGGAGCCCGCGCGGATACCGGCGGGCGGGGTGAATCCGTCCGCCGGTAAGGCGGCCGGAAATCGGGGATCCGTTTGCCGGAATCGGGCTCCACGAAGCGTTCCGC from Anaerolineales bacterium encodes:
- a CDS encoding lmo0937 family membrane protein, with amino-acid sequence MLWTIIVILVILWLLGFLGGRMSTKFPKVGSWIHILIVIVVILVILQLLGIVNL
- a CDS encoding GlsB/YeaQ/YmgE family stress response membrane protein, whose translation is MNITNIVIYLIVAAVIGWLASEIMRDRASLLINILVAILGAFLAGYFLSPIFGIGTINDAINVPTMLVTLLGAIIVIAIVHLVRRRI
- a CDS encoding CBS domain-containing protein, with translation MKKCYEVMTKNPVCCLPKDTAAKAAQWMKRKNIGSIPVVENKKSQALVGIVTDRDLALKVVAKGRNAKSTKLEAVMTRKLVTCRAEEDLQKAMNAMSRHQLRRIPVVDNEYRILGIVAQADVATRGDRPEKTGVMLKKISKSGGK